One window of Chryseobacterium sp. JJR-5R genomic DNA carries:
- a CDS encoding glycosyltransferase family 2 protein: protein MISIIIPVYNAENTIVNALNSIKAQTVGLQVFEVIIINDGSTDLSKEIIGNFIRENPEMEIRFLEQENGGVSRARNAGLKIAAGKYIAFLDADDEWLPLKTERQLAYLENKDFAVDFLATRRNHNRILLPYRVKNHLAEITFGKLLLRNEAQPSTVLFKKKIIDNTGYFNDDQRYAEDLNYWMKVSIHNKMYILDESLLIAGGGKRTFGVSGLSADLRLMEKGFQRNIKEMYALKHISSKQYFLLKFFYKAKYLLLLARTWYFS, encoded by the coding sequence ATGATTTCCATAATTATTCCGGTATATAATGCAGAAAATACGATAGTAAATGCTTTGAACTCAATTAAAGCGCAGACTGTCGGGCTGCAGGTATTCGAAGTGATTATAATCAATGACGGATCTACAGATTTAAGCAAAGAAATTATCGGAAATTTTATCAGGGAAAATCCGGAAATGGAGATCCGGTTTCTTGAACAGGAAAACGGAGGCGTATCCCGGGCCCGAAATGCAGGACTGAAAATTGCTGCGGGGAAATATATTGCTTTTCTGGATGCGGACGATGAATGGCTGCCTCTGAAGACGGAAAGACAGCTGGCATATCTTGAAAACAAAGATTTTGCTGTAGATTTTCTGGCTACACGGAGAAATCATAACAGGATCCTCCTGCCTTACCGTGTGAAAAACCATCTTGCTGAAATCACATTTGGAAAATTACTGCTGAGAAATGAAGCCCAGCCTTCAACAGTGCTGTTCAAAAAGAAAATTATTGACAATACCGGTTATTTTAATGATGATCAGCGATATGCCGAAGATCTCAATTACTGGATGAAAGTCTCAATACACAATAAAATGTATATACTTGATGAAAGCCTTTTGATAGCCGGTGGAGGAAAAAGAACCTTCGGCGTGTCCGGGCTTTCTGCAGATCTTCGCCTGATGGAAAAAGGCTTCCAGAGGAATATTAAAGAAATGTATGCATTAAAGCATATCAGTTCGAAACAATATTTTCTTCTCAAATTTTTTTATAAAGCAAAATACTTACTTTTGCTGGCAAGAACATGGTACTTTAGTTAA
- a CDS encoding glycosyltransferase family 2 protein has product MRLSIIIVNYNVTQLLRCCLLSVRKYVADIEYEVIVIDNASTDSSWKDLIPEFPDVHFTASETNAGFSKANNKAIKTAKGDYLLILNPDTEFEGFYMKDILYFADSQPDFGCLGVRMHDAEGNFHPESKRSVPDMFNSFEKLFVNFKKNNAKSYYRDDIDETAVDKVEIVTGAFLLIKKAVYDQVGGLDEAYFMYGEDVDLCYTLLKNGYTNFYYGQASILHHKGESTVKDEIYLQRFYGAMQIFINKYYRKSQPLQYMLLKAGLNLRYKIEKSKLK; this is encoded by the coding sequence ATGAGGTTGTCTATCATTATTGTTAATTATAATGTCACCCAGTTGCTTAGATGCTGTCTTTTGTCAGTTCGGAAATATGTAGCAGATATTGAATATGAAGTAATTGTAATTGATAATGCTTCTACTGATTCCTCCTGGAAAGATTTGATTCCGGAATTTCCTGATGTTCATTTTACAGCATCTGAAACCAACGCGGGCTTTTCAAAAGCTAATAATAAAGCTATAAAAACTGCGAAAGGAGATTACCTTTTGATTTTAAACCCGGATACGGAATTTGAAGGATTTTATATGAAAGATATCTTGTATTTTGCAGATTCCCAACCTGATTTCGGGTGCCTGGGAGTAAGAATGCACGATGCGGAAGGAAACTTTCATCCGGAAAGCAAGCGTTCTGTACCGGATATGTTCAATTCATTTGAAAAGCTGTTCGTTAATTTTAAAAAGAATAATGCAAAATCATATTACAGGGATGATATTGATGAAACGGCTGTAGATAAAGTAGAGATTGTTACAGGGGCTTTTTTACTGATCAAAAAAGCGGTTTATGATCAAGTCGGCGGCCTGGACGAAGCGTATTTTATGTACGGTGAAGATGTGGACCTCTGTTATACTTTGTTAAAAAACGGTTATACTAATTTTTATTATGGCCAAGCTTCCATTCTTCATCATAAAGGGGAAAGCACGGTAAAGGATGAGATCTATCTGCAGAGATTTTACGGAGCCATGCAGATTTTTATAAATAAATACTACAGGAAATCCCAGCCGCTGCAATACATGCTCCTGAAAGCCGGATTGAATCTCAGATATAAAATTGAGAAATCTAAGTTAAAGTAA